In bacterium 336/3, the following proteins share a genomic window:
- a CDS encoding DNA mismatch repair protein MutT — protein sequence MKNLLKSKSLPKPTENPWETLESKPIYENPWIHVQEHQVINPSGGRGIYGTVFFKNKALGIVPVDEQGYTWLVGQYRYALEEYCWEIPMGGGKILENNVSIEEQLLQAAQRELLEETGLIAEKWTKIARIHTSNSVTNEEGFVFLAEGLTQTDSSPEETEKLEVIKVHLSDAVKMVLKDEITDAISMVGILKAAKILNMV from the coding sequence ATGAAAAATTTGCTAAAAAGTAAATCTTTGCCCAAGCCAACTGAAAATCCTTGGGAAACTTTAGAATCCAAGCCTATTTATGAAAACCCTTGGATTCATGTACAAGAACATCAGGTGATTAATCCAAGTGGTGGCAGAGGTATTTATGGGACAGTATTTTTCAAGAATAAGGCTTTGGGTATTGTCCCTGTGGATGAACAGGGCTATACATGGCTTGTGGGGCAATACAGATATGCTTTAGAAGAGTATTGTTGGGAAATCCCAATGGGTGGAGGGAAAATTTTGGAAAACAATGTTTCAATAGAAGAACAGCTTTTACAAGCCGCCCAAAGAGAACTTTTAGAAGAAACAGGTCTGATTGCTGAAAAATGGACAAAAATAGCCAGAATTCATACATCAAACTCTGTAACCAATGAAGAGGGCTTTGTTTTCTTGGCAGAAGGCTTGACTCAAACTGATAGTTCGCCAGAAGAAACTGAAAAATTAGAGGTTATAAAAGTACATCTTTCTGATGCAGTAAAAATGGTCTTAAAAGATGAAATTACAGATGCTATCAGTATGGTAGGCATTCTAAAAGCTGCAAAAATTTTAAATATGGTGTAG
- a CDS encoding peptidase M23, with protein MTIFKKHKKTLFIGFFLFITIGLLLPQRFSMPVEGANHKSYHPKSFWFYPWGKSGTHKGVDIFAKEGTSIKASTSGLVIYTGNVALGGNVVLVLGAKWRIHYYAHLKEIKASNFSWVNRNEKIGSVGTTGNAQGKSPHLHYSIATLIPYVWRIDGSKQGWKKMFYLNPIDYLKSTP; from the coding sequence ATGACTATATTCAAAAAACATAAAAAAACGCTATTCATAGGCTTTTTTTTATTTATTACCATTGGATTACTCTTACCCCAACGCTTTTCGATGCCTGTGGAGGGTGCTAATCATAAAAGCTACCATCCAAAGTCTTTTTGGTTTTATCCTTGGGGTAAATCTGGTACGCACAAAGGAGTAGATATTTTTGCAAAAGAAGGAACATCTATCAAAGCCTCTACAAGTGGACTAGTGATTTATACGGGAAATGTTGCTTTGGGAGGAAATGTTGTTCTTGTACTGGGTGCAAAATGGCGTATCCATTATTATGCTCATCTCAAAGAAATTAAGGCTTCTAATTTTTCTTGGGTAAATCGAAACGAAAAAATAGGCTCAGTAGGCACAACAGGCAATGCTCAAGGCAAATCTCCTCATTTACATTACTCTATCGCAACTCTTATTCCTTATGTTTGGCGAATAGATGGCTCTAAACAAGGCTGGAAAAAAATGTTTTATCTAAATCCTATTGATTATTTAAAATCTACACCTTAA
- a CDS encoding oxidoreductase gives MKEYPFTLQEWEICLKVLETLKENPFENPDNQRFKTLITAIHKKAKKEIRKEEYEVKKLEDITKIQQTVIISKAQDNSTLYAHEYTPKNQDFQDLHIPKSCYACGVEYTKLHFFYHKLCPDCAEANYKCRQLEPDFENYQVVLTGGRVKIGYATALKFLRAKANVLVTTRFPAIALEQFSKEPDFEHWKDNLMMYGLDLRNVKSVYQFVEYCKKNLKSLDILINNAAQTIRYTSEYYQPLIEHEQKQYSLLQNPKLLPNQTPIHTELSKEQLPDFLELENIQVNRFGQPIDYREKNSWNSTLEEIGLEELLEVNFINHISPYILISELKPLMLQSAHKEKHIINVTSSEGQFSYANKTVFHPHTNMTKAALNMLTRTSASDFIKNNIYMNAVDVGWISTGANEEKRNRLFENLQIPPLDSVDGAMRIVKPILDIRDGDTELYGKLLKNYQIVEW, from the coding sequence ATGAAAGAATATCCTTTTACACTCCAAGAATGGGAAATCTGTCTGAAAGTTTTAGAAACTCTCAAAGAAAATCCTTTTGAAAATCCTGATAACCAGAGATTTAAAACACTCATTACTGCTATTCATAAGAAAGCAAAAAAAGAAATTAGAAAAGAAGAATATGAAGTAAAAAAGCTTGAAGATATTACTAAAATTCAGCAAACGGTTATTATCTCAAAAGCACAAGACAATAGCACTTTGTATGCTCATGAGTACACACCTAAAAATCAGGATTTTCAAGACCTTCATATCCCTAAAAGTTGCTATGCTTGTGGGGTAGAATACACAAAACTGCATTTTTTCTATCATAAATTATGCCCTGACTGTGCTGAAGCCAATTACAAATGCAGGCAATTAGAACCCGATTTTGAAAATTATCAGGTTGTCCTTACAGGAGGAAGGGTAAAAATCGGTTATGCAACAGCTCTTAAATTTTTGAGAGCCAAAGCAAATGTATTGGTTACTACTCGTTTTCCAGCTATAGCATTGGAGCAATTCTCAAAAGAACCTGATTTTGAGCATTGGAAGGATAATTTAATGATGTATGGTTTGGATTTGCGAAATGTCAAAAGTGTATATCAGTTTGTAGAATATTGTAAAAAGAATCTTAAATCTTTAGATATTTTAATCAATAATGCTGCTCAAACAATTAGATATACTTCTGAGTACTATCAGCCACTTATTGAACACGAACAAAAACAATATTCTTTACTACAAAATCCTAAGCTTTTACCCAACCAGACACCTATCCATACAGAATTGAGTAAAGAACAATTACCTGATTTTTTAGAATTGGAAAATATCCAAGTGAATCGTTTTGGGCAACCCATTGATTACAGAGAAAAAAATAGTTGGAACTCTACCCTTGAGGAAATTGGTTTGGAAGAGCTTTTAGAAGTGAATTTTATCAATCATATTTCGCCTTACATTCTTATTTCCGAATTAAAGCCTTTGATGTTGCAAAGTGCTCATAAAGAGAAACATATTATCAATGTAACCTCTTCAGAAGGACAGTTTAGTTATGCCAATAAAACGGTTTTCCATCCACATACCAACATGACAAAAGCTGCTCTCAATATGCTTACCCGAACTTCTGCAAGCGATTTTATCAAGAATAATATTTATATGAATGCTGTGGATGTAGGCTGGATTTCAACAGGAGCAAATGAAGAAAAACGCAATCGTTTGTTTGAAAATCTTCAAATTCCACCCTTAGATTCCGTAGATGGGGCAATGCGTATTGTAAAACCCATACTTGATATCAGAGATGGTGATACAGAGTTATATGGTAAACTGCTTAAAAATTATCAGATTGTAGAATGGTAA
- a CDS encoding 2-hydroxymuconic semialdehyde dehydrogenase, with translation MQYIHNYINGELVPAISGAYIDNIEPATGVVFSKIARSGAEDVQKAYEAGKNAFESWKNLGAEKRSHILLKIAELIEQNADRLAHAESQDNGKPVWLAKKMDIWRASQNIRFYATASLHASNHTYQNPDNINYTLREPLGVVACISPWNLPLYLFTWKIAPALASGNCVIAKPSELTPFTAYLFSEICLKAGLPAGVLNILHGYGYEVGEAMVSHPKIKAVSFTGGTKTGAHIAGIAAPMFKKLSLELGGKNPTIVFASADYKKALETTVRASFLNQGEICLCGSRIFVEESIYERFRNDLVEKIKKLKVGDPQDDTNFMGALVSEGHMQKVLSYIELAQQEGGKILTGGKRLQPEGRCKNGYFVEPTLIEGLAYDCRTNQEEIFGPVATITPFKTEEEVLRYANSVEYGLACSLWTNNLSQAHRVAGKIESGIVWVNCWLLRDLRTPFGGMKNSGVGREGGFEALQFFTEEKNVCIQY, from the coding sequence ATGCAATATATTCATAATTATATCAATGGTGAATTAGTGCCTGCTATTTCAGGAGCATATATAGATAATATTGAGCCTGCAACAGGTGTGGTTTTTTCAAAAATAGCAAGGTCTGGAGCTGAAGATGTACAAAAAGCCTACGAAGCTGGAAAAAATGCTTTTGAAAGTTGGAAAAACTTAGGAGCAGAAAAAAGAAGTCATATTCTTCTCAAAATAGCTGAACTTATAGAACAAAATGCTGACCGTTTGGCACATGCAGAAAGTCAGGATAATGGAAAACCTGTTTGGCTTGCAAAAAAAATGGATATTTGGCGAGCTTCTCAGAATATTCGTTTTTATGCAACAGCTTCGTTGCATGCCTCCAACCATACTTATCAAAATCCAGATAATATTAATTATACACTTAGAGAACCTTTGGGAGTGGTTGCTTGTATTTCACCTTGGAATTTGCCTTTGTATCTGTTTACTTGGAAAATTGCACCAGCTTTAGCATCAGGAAACTGTGTGATAGCTAAACCTTCAGAATTGACTCCTTTTACAGCCTATTTGTTTTCAGAAATTTGTCTTAAAGCAGGTTTGCCTGCTGGGGTACTTAATATTTTACATGGTTATGGCTACGAAGTAGGAGAAGCTATGGTTTCTCATCCCAAAATTAAAGCTGTTTCATTTACAGGTGGCACAAAAACAGGGGCTCATATTGCAGGCATTGCTGCACCCATGTTCAAAAAGCTCTCTTTGGAGTTGGGAGGGAAGAACCCTACCATTGTTTTTGCTTCAGCAGATTATAAAAAAGCTCTAGAAACTACTGTAAGAGCATCTTTTTTAAATCAGGGAGAGATATGTTTGTGTGGTTCTCGAATTTTTGTCGAAGAAAGTATTTATGAACGCTTTAGAAATGATTTGGTAGAAAAAATAAAAAAACTGAAAGTTGGAGATCCTCAGGATGACACCAATTTTATGGGAGCTTTGGTTTCAGAAGGTCACATGCAAAAAGTGTTGTCTTACATAGAATTAGCTCAACAAGAAGGTGGGAAAATTCTAACAGGTGGTAAAAGATTACAACCAGAAGGAAGATGCAAAAATGGATATTTTGTAGAACCAACTCTGATAGAAGGTTTGGCTTATGACTGCAGAACCAATCAAGAAGAAATATTTGGACCTGTGGCAACTATTACCCCTTTTAAAACAGAAGAGGAAGTATTACGCTATGCAAATAGTGTAGAATATGGATTAGCTTGTAGCCTTTGGACAAATAATTTATCACAAGCTCATAGAGTTGCTGGAAAAATAGAAAGTGGAATAGTGTGGGTAAATTGCTGGTTATTAAGAGATTTACGTACACCCTTTGGTGGTATGAAAAACTCAGGTGTAGGGCGAGAGGGGGGCTTTGAAGCTCTTCAATTCTTTACAGAAGAAAAAAATGTATGTATTCAGTATTAG
- a CDS encoding signal recognition particle, protein MFESLSERIDSALKVIKGKNRITEINIAEAIKDIRRALVDADVNYKIAKDITDKIKEEALGQKILIAVEPGQMMVKIVNDELANLMGGQKTDMVLSGNPAVILMSGLQGSGKTTFSGKLASYLKKQNRNVLLAACDIYRPAAIDQLKTLGEQIGVDVYAEPDNKNAVQIAQNAVKYAKENNKQILIVDTAGRLAIDEEMMQEIEKVKNALNPSEILFVVDSMTGQDAVNTAKAFNERLNFTGVVLTKLDGDTRGGAALSIRAVVEKPIKFVGTGEKMDAIDVFYPERMAGRILGMGDVVSLVEKAQQVFDEKESERLNKQLRQNQFNFDDFLSQLQQIKKMGNFKDLVAMIPGMGKAMKDIDIDENAFKSTEAIIFSMTKKERTNPQLLTSGNGSGGRRKRIADGSGTSIQEVNALIKQFDEMKKMIKKVNQMQNMGKGLGKMLGR, encoded by the coding sequence ATGTTTGAAAGTTTAAGCGAAAGGATAGACAGTGCCTTAAAGGTAATCAAAGGTAAAAACAGAATTACCGAAATAAATATTGCAGAAGCCATCAAAGATATTCGCAGAGCTTTGGTAGATGCTGACGTAAATTATAAGATAGCTAAAGATATCACAGATAAAATCAAGGAAGAAGCGTTAGGACAAAAAATCTTAATTGCCGTAGAACCAGGGCAGATGATGGTAAAGATTGTCAATGATGAGTTGGCAAATCTGATGGGTGGACAAAAAACAGACATGGTTTTGAGTGGTAATCCTGCTGTTATACTAATGTCAGGTTTGCAAGGTTCTGGTAAAACTACTTTTTCAGGTAAATTAGCAAGCTATCTCAAAAAACAAAACAGAAATGTATTGCTTGCTGCTTGTGATATTTACAGACCTGCTGCAATTGATCAGTTAAAAACACTTGGTGAGCAAATAGGAGTAGACGTATATGCTGAGCCAGACAATAAAAATGCTGTTCAGATTGCCCAAAATGCAGTAAAATATGCAAAAGAAAATAACAAACAAATCCTAATTGTTGATACAGCAGGACGTTTGGCAATAGATGAGGAAATGATGCAAGAAATTGAGAAAGTGAAAAATGCTCTCAATCCTTCTGAAATTCTGTTTGTTGTAGACTCCATGACTGGACAAGATGCTGTAAACACAGCCAAGGCATTCAATGAAAGGCTAAACTTTACAGGTGTTGTACTAACTAAATTGGATGGTGATACACGTGGTGGGGCTGCTCTTTCTATCAGAGCTGTTGTTGAAAAGCCTATTAAATTTGTAGGTACAGGCGAGAAAATGGATGCTATTGACGTTTTCTATCCTGAACGTATGGCAGGGCGTATCTTGGGTATGGGAGACGTTGTGTCACTTGTTGAAAAAGCTCAACAAGTATTTGATGAAAAAGAATCTGAAAGATTAAATAAACAACTTCGTCAAAATCAGTTTAATTTTGATGATTTCCTTTCCCAGTTACAACAAATTAAGAAAATGGGTAATTTCAAAGACTTGGTAGCCATGATACCAGGAATGGGAAAAGCCATGAAAGATATAGATATTGATGAGAATGCTTTCAAATCGACAGAAGCTATCATTTTCTCAATGACTAAAAAAGAAAGAACCAATCCTCAATTACTTACCAGTGGAAATGGTAGTGGTGGTCGTAGAAAGCGTATCGCAGATGGTAGTGGGACTAGTATCCAAGAAGTAAATGCCCTTATCAAGCAATTTGATGAAATGAAGAAAATGATTAAAAAGGTTAATCAAATGCAAAATATGGGTAAAGGCTTGGGTAAAATGTTAGGTAGATAA
- a CDS encoding phosphoribosylformylglycinamidine synthase, translating into MKFAAEINVMPLKEILDPQGKAVMLGLGHLGIEKVKDVRIGKHLTIELEAETETEAKEKVEVACKKLLANPIMESYTYTISPVNEKFAKK; encoded by the coding sequence ATGAAATTTGCTGCCGAAATAAATGTAATGCCTCTTAAAGAAATTCTTGACCCTCAAGGAAAAGCTGTTATGCTTGGTTTAGGGCATTTAGGTATTGAAAAAGTAAAAGATGTTCGTATTGGAAAGCATCTTACCATAGAATTGGAAGCAGAAACTGAAACAGAAGCCAAAGAAAAGGTAGAAGTTGCTTGCAAAAAACTTTTAGCTAATCCTATTATGGAAAGCTATACATACACTATTAGCCCCGTAAATGAAAAATTTGCTAAAAAGTAA
- a CDS encoding cysteine desulfurase, translating to MNEVLVEHINSDYKYGFVSALEAEEAPKGLNEDIIRFISAKKNEPAWMTEWRLDAYYKWLTMKEPHWQNVHYPSIDYQDIIYYSAPKQKVKIDSLDEIDPEILKTFEKLGISLDEQKRLTGVAVDAVIDSISVATTFKTKLAELGIIFCSMSEAVENHPELVKKYLGSVVPVSDNFFSALNSAVFSDGSFVYIPKGIRCPMELSTYFRINASGTGQFERTLIVADEGSYVSYLEGCTAPMRDENQLHAAVVELIALDNAEIKYSTVQNWYPGDKNGKGGIYNFVTKRGICAGVNSKISWTQVETGSAITWKYPSVILKGDNSIGEFYSVAVTNNMQQADTGTKMIHLGKNTKSRIVSKGISAGKSQNSYRGLVEVHKRAENARNFSQCDSLLMGDLCGAHTFPYIEVKNQSATIEHEATTSKIGEDQIFYCNQRGLSTETAVALIVNGYAKEVLNQLPMEFAVEAQKLLAISLEGSVG from the coding sequence ATGAATGAAGTTTTAGTAGAACATATCAATTCTGACTATAAATATGGATTTGTGAGTGCCTTAGAAGCTGAAGAAGCTCCCAAAGGTCTCAATGAAGATATTATTCGTTTTATTTCTGCCAAAAAAAATGAGCCTGCATGGATGACTGAATGGCGTTTAGACGCTTATTATAAGTGGCTAACCATGAAAGAACCTCACTGGCAAAATGTACATTATCCATCCATTGATTATCAAGACATTATATACTATTCTGCCCCTAAACAGAAAGTAAAAATTGATAGTTTAGACGAAATAGACCCCGAAATTTTAAAGACTTTTGAAAAATTAGGAATTTCTTTAGATGAGCAAAAACGTTTGACAGGTGTAGCTGTTGATGCTGTGATTGATAGCATTTCCGTAGCTACTACTTTCAAAACAAAATTGGCAGAATTGGGTATTATTTTCTGCTCTATGAGTGAGGCCGTGGAAAATCACCCTGAACTTGTGAAGAAATATTTGGGTTCAGTTGTGCCTGTAAGCGATAATTTTTTCTCTGCTCTCAATTCGGCTGTATTTTCTGATGGTTCTTTTGTGTATATTCCCAAAGGCATTCGTTGCCCAATGGAATTAAGCACTTATTTCCGTATTAATGCGTCTGGTACAGGGCAATTTGAGCGTACGCTTATTGTTGCTGATGAAGGTAGTTATGTAAGTTATTTGGAAGGTTGTACAGCACCTATGCGTGATGAGAACCAATTACATGCAGCTGTTGTTGAGCTCATTGCATTAGACAATGCTGAAATCAAATATTCAACGGTACAAAACTGGTACCCTGGTGATAAAAATGGTAAAGGAGGTATTTATAACTTTGTTACCAAAAGAGGTATTTGTGCTGGTGTAAATTCTAAAATTTCTTGGACACAAGTAGAAACAGGTTCAGCCATTACTTGGAAATATCCTTCTGTGATTCTAAAAGGTGATAACTCTATTGGAGAATTTTACTCTGTAGCAGTTACCAACAATATGCAACAAGCCGATACAGGTACAAAAATGATACACTTGGGTAAAAATACCAAGAGTCGTATCGTAAGTAAAGGTATTTCGGCTGGTAAGAGTCAGAACTCTTATCGTGGACTTGTAGAAGTACACAAACGTGCTGAAAATGCTCGTAATTTCTCTCAATGTGATAGTTTACTGATGGGCGATTTGTGTGGAGCTCATACTTTCCCATACATTGAAGTAAAAAACCAGTCAGCAACTATCGAACATGAAGCGACTACTTCTAAAATTGGAGAAGACCAGATTTTCTATTGCAATCAGAGAGGTTTATCCACTGAAACTGCTGTAGCCCTTATTGTAAATGGTTATGCTAAAGAAGTATTAAATCAATTGCCTATGGAGTTTGCCGTAGAAGCTCAAAAACTACTTGCAATCAGTTTAGAAGGTAGTGTTGGATAG